A region from the Pseudomonas cucumis genome encodes:
- a CDS encoding MFS transporter gives MIPSQSSRVAPAMGVATGGIGDKIRGAMAVGKTRWGMLALVFFATTLNYIDRAALGVMQPILAKEMSWTAMDYANINFWFQVGYAIGFVLQGRLIDRVGVKRVFFCAVLLWSLATGAHGLATSAVGFMVCRFILGLTEAANYPACVKTTRLWFPAGERAVATGIFNAGTNVGAMFTPMLLPLILHAWGWQAAFLCMAALGGIWLLFWGLKYFNPEDHPSVKQSELDYIQKEVEPEQSRVPFSRILRMRGTWAFALAYSITAPVFWFYLYWLPPFLNQQYNLGINVTQMGIPLIIIYLTADFGSVGGGILSSFLIGRGVNPIKARLMSMFLFACCIIGVVMAAGSSSLWLAVFAISLAIGAHQAWTANIWSLVMDYTPKHMMSTVFGFGGMCAAIGGMFMTQLVGHILTITNNNYTVLFTMIPAMYFIALTWMYFMAPRKIPTVTE, from the coding sequence ATGATTCCTTCTCAAAGCTCTCGCGTGGCTCCGGCCATGGGCGTCGCCACTGGCGGTATCGGCGACAAAATCCGCGGCGCCATGGCGGTCGGCAAAACCCGTTGGGGGATGCTGGCGCTGGTGTTTTTCGCCACCACTCTGAACTACATCGACCGCGCCGCCCTGGGCGTCATGCAGCCGATCCTGGCCAAGGAAATGAGCTGGACGGCGATGGACTACGCCAACATCAACTTCTGGTTTCAGGTCGGCTACGCCATCGGCTTCGTGCTGCAGGGCCGGTTGATCGACCGGGTCGGCGTTAAACGCGTGTTCTTCTGCGCGGTGCTGCTCTGGAGCCTGGCTACCGGCGCTCATGGCCTGGCCACTTCGGCGGTGGGCTTCATGGTCTGTCGGTTCATTCTCGGCTTGACTGAAGCAGCGAATTACCCGGCCTGCGTGAAAACCACGCGGTTGTGGTTCCCCGCCGGCGAGCGTGCCGTGGCCACCGGCATCTTCAACGCCGGGACCAATGTTGGCGCGATGTTCACGCCAATGCTGTTGCCACTGATCCTCCACGCCTGGGGCTGGCAAGCCGCGTTCCTGTGCATGGCGGCTCTGGGCGGCATCTGGTTGCTGTTCTGGGGCCTGAAGTACTTCAACCCGGAAGATCACCCAAGCGTTAAACAATCGGAACTGGACTACATCCAGAAGGAAGTCGAGCCGGAACAATCCCGCGTACCGTTCTCACGAATCCTGCGCATGCGTGGCACCTGGGCCTTCGCCCTGGCCTACTCAATCACCGCGCCGGTGTTCTGGTTCTACCTGTACTGGCTGCCGCCATTTCTCAATCAGCAATACAACCTGGGGATCAACGTGACCCAGATGGGTATCCCGCTGATCATCATCTACCTCACGGCTGACTTCGGCAGTGTCGGTGGCGGGATTCTGTCCTCGTTCCTGATTGGTCGCGGGGTCAACCCGATCAAGGCACGACTGATGTCCATGTTCCTGTTCGCCTGCTGCATCATCGGCGTGGTCATGGCCGCCGGCTCGAGCAGCCTGTGGCTCGCGGTGTTTGCCATCTCCCTGGCCATCGGTGCTCACCAGGCCTGGACCGCGAACATCTGGAGCCTGGTGATGGACTACACGCCCAAGCACATGATGAGTACGGTGTTCGGCTTCGGCGGAATGTGCGCGGCAATCGGCGGGATGTTCATGACCCAGTTGGTCGGCCACATACTGACGATCACCAACAACAACTACACCGTGCTGTTCACCATGATTCCGGCGATGTACTTCATCGCGCTGACCTGGATGTACTTCATGGCACCGCGCAAGATTCCTACCGTCACCGAGTAA
- a CDS encoding DMT family transporter, giving the protein MTSPISTPLSGVNHPFKGILLVVVATFLFSSHDALSKYLCGFYPVVMVVWARYVIHTLLMAGIFLPQSGLRVLRTKRPLLQLMRALCLLGTSLLFTGALLFIPLAEATAVNFLAPVLVTALSVPLLGEQVTRGQWLAVICGFIGVLIIVHPGGELFTPAVLLPFCSALFFCFYQLLTRKLSEIDSPTTSNFFAGICNTLVMSALVPFFWQVPSLAHGFLMVALGACGMTAHLFLTQAFRHAAPALLAPFGYCQIAFAGLLGWLLFSHTPTLTTVIGIAVICCSGLAVAWQQSRR; this is encoded by the coding sequence TTGACGTCGCCTATCAGCACCCCACTCTCCGGCGTCAATCATCCTTTCAAAGGCATCCTGCTGGTGGTGGTCGCGACCTTTCTGTTTTCCAGCCATGACGCCTTGTCGAAATACCTCTGCGGGTTCTATCCGGTCGTCATGGTGGTCTGGGCTCGCTATGTGATTCACACCTTGTTGATGGCCGGGATTTTTCTGCCGCAATCCGGGTTGCGCGTCCTGCGCACCAAGCGCCCATTGCTGCAGTTGATGCGGGCGTTGTGCTTATTGGGAACCAGCCTGCTGTTTACCGGTGCGCTGTTGTTCATTCCGTTGGCCGAAGCCACGGCGGTGAATTTTCTTGCACCGGTATTGGTGACTGCATTGTCGGTGCCACTGCTCGGTGAGCAGGTGACGCGCGGCCAATGGCTGGCGGTGATTTGCGGATTTATCGGTGTGTTGATCATCGTCCATCCCGGCGGCGAGCTGTTCACGCCTGCGGTGCTGCTGCCGTTCTGCTCGGCGCTGTTTTTCTGCTTCTATCAGCTGCTCACCCGCAAGCTCAGCGAAATCGACAGCCCGACCACCAGTAACTTTTTCGCCGGGATCTGTAATACGTTGGTGATGAGTGCGTTGGTGCCGTTCTTCTGGCAAGTGCCCAGCCTGGCTCATGGGTTTTTGATGGTGGCGCTGGGGGCGTGCGGGATGACGGCGCATCTGTTTCTGACCCAGGCCTTCCGTCACGCAGCGCCCGCGTTGTTGGCGCCGTTCGGCTATTGCCAGATTGCCTTTGCCGGTTTGCTGGGCTGGTTGCTGTTTTCTCACACACCGACCCTGACCACGGTGATCGGTATCGCGGTGATTTGCTGCAGCGGGTTGGCGGTGGCGTGGCAACAGAGTCGTCGGTAG
- a CDS encoding IclR family transcriptional regulator: MAGSQIERVFSVLESLTGEPQGLPMQTLAEQLDIPKSATHRLLAELIRLGYVRQNPENLRYHLSTKLVAMGFRYLSGSGADIVQPVLDRLARETGELVRLGVIEGERQTWIAKSQGARSGLRYDPDMGRDAPLFYTASGHAWLACMSDAEALSLVERQAVEKPEGLGPNAPRSNIELLERLRLAREQGYACVEESSAVGTSAIAAVIRDPLQGRVIGVLSIAGPSARMPGARLHELAPTLLAFAQELSAASQASELFS, encoded by the coding sequence ATGGCAGGCAGTCAGATCGAACGTGTTTTCAGCGTGCTGGAAAGCCTTACCGGTGAACCCCAAGGTTTACCGATGCAGACGCTGGCCGAGCAACTGGACATTCCCAAGAGCGCGACCCACCGTTTACTCGCCGAACTGATTCGACTGGGGTATGTGCGGCAGAACCCGGAAAACCTGCGTTATCACTTATCGACCAAACTGGTTGCCATGGGCTTTCGTTACTTGTCCGGCAGTGGTGCGGATATTGTGCAGCCGGTGCTGGATCGGCTGGCCCGGGAGACCGGCGAGCTGGTGCGTCTGGGGGTGATCGAAGGCGAGCGCCAGACTTGGATCGCCAAATCCCAGGGAGCCCGTTCCGGCCTGCGTTACGACCCGGACATGGGGCGCGATGCGCCGCTGTTCTATACCGCTTCCGGGCATGCGTGGCTGGCTTGCATGAGCGATGCCGAAGCGTTGTCGCTGGTTGAGCGCCAGGCGGTCGAGAAGCCCGAGGGCCTGGGGCCCAATGCGCCACGCTCCAACATCGAACTGCTGGAGCGGCTGCGCCTGGCGCGCGAGCAGGGCTATGCCTGCGTCGAGGAAAGTTCGGCGGTAGGCACGTCGGCGATTGCTGCCGTTATCCGTGATCCATTACAGGGGCGAGTGATCGGCGTGCTCAGCATTGCCGGACCGAGCGCGCGGATGCCGGGCGCGCGACTGCACGAACTGGCACCGACGTTGTTGGCGTTTGCCCAAGAGCTTTCGGCGGCGAGTCAGGCGTCGGAACTCTTTAGCTGA
- the ypfJ gene encoding KPN_02809 family neutral zinc metallopeptidase yields the protein MLWKKGRRSDNVVDARGDDVGGGGGGMRFGGGKGLSLTAILLIVGIGWITGQDPMQILGQLTGQMSEQSAPDTTQTRKAPPANDEGAEFVRSILGDTEDTWRQIFQQADRQYKDPTLVLFNNRVNSACGLATSATGPFYCPADQKVYLDTSFFQEMSQRFSAAGDFAQAYVIAHEVGHHVQTLLGVSAKIQTARQQGRQMEGDNGLLVRQELQADCLAGVWANHAQKRLNWLEPGDIEEALNAANAIGDDRLQQQGQGRVVPDSFTHGTSAQRVRWFKAGFAQGQVGQCDTFAAKNL from the coding sequence ATGCTTTGGAAAAAAGGCCGACGTAGCGACAACGTGGTCGATGCCCGTGGCGATGATGTCGGTGGTGGGGGCGGTGGGATGCGTTTCGGTGGAGGCAAGGGCCTGAGCCTGACGGCGATCCTGTTGATCGTCGGGATTGGCTGGATCACCGGCCAGGACCCGATGCAGATCCTCGGCCAACTGACCGGGCAAATGAGCGAGCAATCGGCACCGGACACCACCCAAACCCGCAAGGCGCCCCCGGCCAATGATGAGGGAGCCGAATTCGTGCGCTCGATCCTCGGCGATACCGAAGACACTTGGCGCCAGATTTTCCAGCAGGCTGATCGGCAATATAAAGACCCGACCCTGGTGCTGTTCAACAACCGCGTCAACTCGGCCTGCGGCCTGGCGACTTCAGCAACCGGTCCCTTCTATTGCCCGGCGGACCAGAAGGTCTACCTCGATACGAGTTTCTTTCAGGAGATGTCCCAACGCTTTTCCGCCGCGGGCGACTTCGCCCAGGCCTACGTGATCGCTCACGAAGTCGGACACCACGTGCAGACCTTGCTCGGCGTTTCAGCGAAGATTCAGACCGCTCGCCAACAGGGCCGGCAGATGGAAGGCGACAATGGTTTGCTGGTGCGCCAGGAACTGCAAGCCGATTGCCTGGCCGGTGTCTGGGCCAACCATGCGCAGAAACGTCTGAACTGGCTGGAACCCGGTGACATCGAAGAAGCCTTGAACGCCGCCAACGCCATCGGCGACGACCGCTTGCAACAGCAAGGTCAGGGCCGCGTGGTGCCGGACTCCTTCACCCATGGCACTTCGGCCCAGCGAGTGCGCTGGTTCAAGGCCGGATTCGCACAGGGCCAGGTTGGCCAGTGCGACACCTTTGCCGCGAAGAATCTGTGA
- a CDS encoding alpha/beta fold hydrolase, with protein MRKWLLALLITCASTQAAEQGVKAISSGRLLLSAGEIAVSIGPTPAKIERVLIIVHGRLRNAETYRQSAERAAEQAGQSANTLVLAPQFLNETDIASHPVSDSVLRWQGNDWMAGGLSIAPFTMSSYAALDEIIARLGDRRQFPDVKQIVIAGHSGGAQVVQRYALLGHPQPALDTEGIKVRYVIANPSSYAYFNEQRPVAFSHAGCPNFNRWKYGLAGLPAYADGQTPAQLEENYVKRDIVYLLGQQDTDPNHPALDKSCEAKAQGASRLIRGRNYFNYLKRRHPQGLSQQLIEVPGVGHNEDGMFTSPEGQKALFGQ; from the coding sequence ATGCGTAAATGGCTGCTGGCTCTGTTAATCACCTGCGCAAGCACCCAGGCTGCCGAGCAGGGCGTCAAGGCAATCAGTTCCGGGCGCTTGCTGCTGAGCGCCGGTGAAATCGCGGTGAGCATCGGCCCGACACCGGCGAAAATCGAACGCGTGCTGATCATCGTCCATGGTCGATTACGCAATGCTGAAACCTACCGCCAAAGCGCCGAGCGCGCAGCCGAGCAGGCCGGGCAAAGTGCGAACACGTTGGTGCTCGCCCCGCAGTTTCTCAACGAAACCGACATTGCGAGCCATCCGGTGTCTGACAGCGTTTTACGCTGGCAAGGCAATGACTGGATGGCCGGCGGCTTATCCATCGCGCCGTTTACGATGAGCTCCTATGCGGCCCTCGACGAAATCATCGCTCGACTGGGTGATCGGCGACAGTTTCCGGACGTGAAGCAAATCGTCATCGCCGGTCACTCCGGCGGCGCTCAGGTGGTTCAGCGTTATGCCTTGCTGGGTCACCCTCAGCCAGCCCTCGATACGGAGGGCATAAAAGTGCGCTATGTGATCGCCAACCCTTCGTCGTACGCCTACTTCAATGAGCAACGGCCAGTAGCGTTCAGTCATGCGGGATGCCCGAATTTCAATCGCTGGAAGTATGGACTGGCGGGCCTGCCCGCTTATGCCGATGGGCAAACACCTGCGCAACTCGAAGAGAACTATGTCAAACGTGACATCGTTTATTTACTCGGCCAGCAGGACACCGACCCGAATCATCCGGCGCTGGATAAAAGTTGTGAGGCTAAAGCCCAGGGGGCTTCTCGATTGATTCGCGGGCGCAACTATTTCAATTATCTGAAGCGACGCCATCCTCAAGGGTTGAGCCAGCAGCTCATTGAAGTGCCTGGGGTCGGGCACAATGAAGACGGGATGTTTACCTCGCCCGAGGGGCAGAAGGCGTTGTTTGGTCAGTGA
- a CDS encoding HAD family hydrolase — translation MSLAEVRHWVFDMDGTLTVAVHDFAAIRVALAIPAEDDILTHLAALPADEAAAKHAWLLEHERDLALGSKPAPGAVELVRELAGRGYRLGILTRNARELAHVTLEAIGLADCFAVEDVLGRDEAPPKPHPGGLLKLAEAWKVPASEMVMVGDYRFDLDCGRAAGTRTVLVNLPDNPWPELADWHARDCVELRQLLSA, via the coding sequence ATGAGCCTGGCCGAGGTGCGGCACTGGGTGTTCGACATGGACGGCACCCTGACGGTGGCCGTGCATGACTTCGCAGCGATTCGCGTGGCGTTGGCGATTCCCGCCGAAGACGACATCCTCACCCACCTCGCGGCGCTGCCGGCCGATGAAGCCGCGGCCAAACACGCATGGCTGCTGGAGCACGAGCGGGATCTGGCGTTGGGTTCGAAACCGGCGCCGGGTGCGGTGGAGCTCGTGCGTGAATTGGCCGGGCGCGGTTATCGTCTGGGCATTCTCACGCGCAATGCTCGTGAGCTGGCCCATGTCACGCTGGAGGCGATTGGCCTGGCCGACTGCTTCGCGGTGGAGGATGTACTGGGCCGGGATGAAGCACCGCCCAAGCCGCATCCTGGTGGTTTACTGAAATTGGCCGAAGCCTGGAAGGTTCCTGCGAGCGAAATGGTGATGGTTGGTGATTACCGCTTCGATCTGGATTGCGGGCGGGCGGCGGGGACGCGGACGGTGCTGGTGAATCTGCCGGATAATCCGTGGCCGGAATTGGCCGATTGGCATGCGCGCGATTGCGTGGAGTTGCGACAGCTGCTTTCGGCTTGA
- the tesB gene encoding acyl-CoA thioesterase II, which yields MSQVLEDLVDLLTLEPIEENLFRGRSQDLGFRQLFGGQVLGQSLSAASQTVEPARHVHSMHGYFLRPGDAKLPVVYQVDRVRDGGSFSTRRVTAIQKGNPIFTCSASFQYDEEGFQHQTQMPQVVGPENLPSELELTQQRAHLIPEHMREKLLCPKPIEVRPVTEKDPYNPQPADPIKYVWFRADGALADTPALHKYLLAYASDFGLLTTSMLPHGKSVWQKDMQVASLDHALWFHADLRADDWLLYAMDSPWAGNSRGFSRGSVFNRAGQLVASVTQEGLIRHRKDWA from the coding sequence ATGAGCCAAGTGTTGGAAGATCTGGTAGACCTGCTGACCCTGGAACCGATTGAAGAAAACCTGTTCCGTGGCCGCAGCCAGGACCTGGGGTTTCGTCAGTTGTTCGGCGGCCAGGTACTCGGCCAGTCCCTGTCGGCGGCCAGTCAGACAGTTGAGCCGGCGCGCCATGTGCATTCGATGCACGGTTATTTCCTGCGCCCGGGCGATGCCAAATTGCCGGTGGTGTATCAGGTCGATCGGGTGCGTGATGGCGGCAGTTTCAGCACGCGCCGGGTGACGGCGATCCAGAAGGGCAATCCGATTTTCACCTGCAGCGCCTCGTTCCAGTACGACGAAGAAGGCTTCCAGCACCAGACGCAGATGCCGCAAGTGGTCGGCCCGGAAAACTTGCCGTCGGAGCTGGAGCTCACCCAGCAGCGCGCGCACCTGATCCCTGAGCACATGCGCGAAAAATTGCTGTGCCCGAAACCGATCGAAGTTCGGCCGGTGACCGAAAAAGACCCCTACAACCCGCAGCCTGCCGATCCCATCAAATACGTATGGTTCCGCGCCGACGGTGCCTTGGCTGACACCCCGGCATTGCACAAATACCTGCTGGCCTACGCGTCGGACTTCGGTCTGCTGACCACCTCGATGCTGCCCCATGGCAAATCGGTCTGGCAGAAAGACATGCAGGTCGCCAGCCTTGATCACGCCTTGTGGTTCCACGCCGACCTGCGCGCCGATGACTGGTTGCTGTATGCCATGGACAGCCCGTGGGCCGGCAACTCGCGCGGATTCTCCCGCGGCAGCGTATTCAACCGTGCCGGACAATTGGTGGCCTCGGTCACCCAGGAAGGCCTGATTCGTCATCGCAAGGATTGGGCATGA
- a CDS encoding GNAT family N-acetyltransferase, producing the protein MEPILELESARLLLRQWRDEDLPAFAAMCADPQVMRYFPAPLSRLESASLIGRVRGHFAEHGFGLWALERKDTGAFIGFTGLGVVGFDAPFTPAVEIGWRLAREHWGLGYASEAAWTALRCGFDRLALQEVVAFTTRTNLPSEKVMQAIGMHHAPADDFEHPRLAADHPLRPHVLYRITREQWLQTLHG; encoded by the coding sequence ATGGAGCCGATACTGGAACTCGAAAGCGCACGACTGTTGTTGCGGCAGTGGCGTGATGAGGATTTACCGGCGTTTGCGGCGATGTGCGCCGATCCACAGGTGATGCGTTATTTTCCGGCGCCCTTGAGTCGGCTGGAAAGTGCCTCGCTGATCGGGCGGGTTCGCGGGCACTTTGCCGAGCACGGTTTTGGCCTCTGGGCGCTGGAGCGCAAGGACACCGGCGCGTTCATCGGGTTTACCGGGCTGGGTGTAGTCGGCTTCGACGCGCCCTTCACCCCGGCCGTTGAAATCGGCTGGCGCCTGGCGCGTGAGCACTGGGGGCTGGGTTATGCCAGCGAGGCGGCGTGGACCGCTCTGCGCTGCGGGTTCGACCGATTGGCGCTGCAAGAGGTCGTCGCATTCACCACCAGGACCAATCTGCCATCCGAGAAAGTCATGCAAGCGATCGGCATGCACCATGCCCCCGCCGATGACTTCGAGCACCCGCGGCTTGCAGCCGATCATCCGCTGCGCCCGCATGTGTTGTACCGCATCACCCGTGAGCAATGGCTGCAAACCTTGCATGGATAA
- a CDS encoding histone deacetylase family protein: MPLPLIYHEDYSPEFPADHRFPMDKFRLLRDHLVDSGLARDTDLLRPDLCPPEILALAHDPAYIERYMGGELSREDQRRLGLPWSEALARRTVRAVGGSLLAAEQALEHGLACHLAGGTHHAHYDHPAGFCIFNDLAVISHYLLESGRVNRVLIFDCDVHQGDGTARILHNTPEAVTVSLHCEKNFPARKAESDWDIPLPMGMGDADYLKVVDDALNYLLPLYQPDLVLYDAGVDVHKDDALGYLKLTDEGVAARDESVMRHCLGRDIPVVGVIGGGYSKDRKALARRHGILHHSAQRVWQSSGCH; the protein is encoded by the coding sequence ATGCCCCTGCCATTGATCTACCACGAAGACTACAGTCCCGAGTTCCCGGCGGATCACCGCTTCCCCATGGACAAGTTTCGCCTGCTGCGCGATCACTTGGTGGACAGTGGCCTGGCCCGCGACACCGACCTGCTGCGCCCGGACCTCTGCCCGCCAGAGATTCTCGCCCTCGCCCATGACCCTGCGTATATCGAACGCTACATGGGCGGCGAATTGTCCCGCGAAGACCAGCGACGCCTCGGCCTGCCCTGGAGCGAAGCGCTGGCCCGGCGCACGGTGCGAGCGGTCGGCGGTTCGCTGTTGGCGGCCGAACAGGCGCTGGAGCATGGCTTGGCTTGTCACCTCGCCGGCGGCACGCACCACGCGCATTACGATCATCCCGCCGGGTTCTGCATCTTCAACGACCTGGCGGTGATCAGCCATTACCTGCTGGAAAGTGGCCGAGTAAATCGGGTGCTGATCTTCGACTGCGATGTGCATCAGGGTGACGGGACTGCACGGATTCTGCACAACACTCCGGAGGCAGTGACCGTTTCCCTGCACTGCGAAAAGAATTTTCCTGCACGCAAAGCCGAAAGCGATTGGGATATTCCGTTGCCAATGGGCATGGGCGATGCCGATTACCTGAAGGTGGTGGACGACGCACTCAACTATTTGCTGCCGCTCTACCAACCGGACCTGGTGCTGTACGACGCCGGTGTCGATGTGCATAAGGATGACGCCCTGGGTTATCTGAAGCTGACAGACGAAGGCGTCGCCGCTCGCGATGAAAGCGTGATGCGTCACTGCCTGGGCCGGGATATTCCGGTGGTTGGCGTGATCGGCGGCGGCTACAGCAAGGACCGCAAAGCCCTGGCCCGCCGCCATGGCATCCTCCATCACAGCGCCCAACGGGTCTGGCAGTCATCAGGTTGTCATTGA
- a CDS encoding TIGR03862 family flavoprotein, producing MTQPSTSLPPHVAIIGGGPAGLMAAEVLSQAGIKVDLYDGMPSVGRKFLLAGVGGMNITHSEAYPAFLSRYAERVPQIAPLLRSFGAEALCQWIHDLGIETFVGSSGRVFPTDMKAAPLLRAWLKRLREAGVVIHTRHRWLGWDDNGDLRIDSPEGEKTVQPDATLLALGGGSWSRLGSDGAWMLPLEQRGVGLAPLQPSNCGFEVQAWSELMVSKFAGSPLKNIAIGLNDDVPRLGECVITATGIEGSLIYALSAPIREAINQHGSATVHLDLLPGKPVDKIQSALSKPRGSRSMSKHLHSQLGLDGVKAALLRELTPADCFADPALLAKAIKALPLTLVKTRPLDEAISSAGGVMFESVDERLMLKQLPGVFCAGEMLDWEAPTGGYLLTACFASGRAAGLGMVEWLQRKG from the coding sequence ATGACCCAGCCCTCCACTTCCCTCCCCCCTCACGTCGCCATCATCGGCGGCGGCCCCGCCGGTTTGATGGCGGCTGAAGTGCTGAGTCAGGCCGGGATCAAAGTCGACCTGTACGACGGCATGCCTTCAGTGGGGCGAAAATTCCTCCTCGCCGGGGTTGGCGGCATGAACATCACCCACTCCGAGGCCTACCCGGCGTTTCTCTCACGCTATGCCGAACGGGTACCGCAGATTGCGCCGCTGTTACGGTCCTTCGGTGCTGAAGCGTTGTGCCAATGGATTCATGACCTGGGTATCGAAACCTTTGTCGGTAGCTCCGGCCGGGTGTTTCCTACCGACATGAAAGCCGCGCCCCTGTTGCGCGCCTGGCTCAAACGCCTGCGCGAAGCCGGCGTCGTTATCCACACCCGCCATCGCTGGCTCGGCTGGGATGACAACGGTGACTTGCGCATCGACAGCCCCGAAGGCGAAAAAACCGTTCAACCCGACGCGACCCTGTTGGCCCTCGGTGGCGGCAGCTGGTCGCGCCTCGGTTCGGACGGTGCCTGGATGCTGCCGCTGGAACAGCGCGGTGTAGGACTGGCACCGTTGCAACCGAGCAATTGCGGCTTCGAAGTGCAGGCCTGGAGCGAATTGATGGTCAGCAAATTCGCCGGCAGCCCGCTGAAAAACATCGCCATTGGCCTCAATGACGACGTGCCACGACTCGGGGAATGTGTGATCACTGCCACGGGGATTGAAGGCAGTTTGATCTACGCCCTGTCGGCACCGATCCGCGAAGCGATCAATCAACATGGCTCGGCAACCGTTCACCTCGACCTGTTGCCAGGCAAGCCTGTGGATAAAATCCAGTCTGCGCTGAGCAAACCGCGCGGTTCACGCTCCATGTCCAAACACCTGCACAGTCAGCTTGGCCTTGATGGCGTGAAAGCGGCGTTGTTGCGGGAGCTGACACCGGCCGACTGTTTTGCCGATCCGGCATTGCTGGCCAAGGCGATCAAGGCATTGCCGCTGACGCTGGTGAAAACCCGGCCATTGGACGAGGCCATCAGCAGCGCGGGGGGCGTGATGTTCGAGTCGGTGGATGAACGTTTGATGCTCAAGCAACTGCCCGGCGTGTTCTGTGCGGGTGAAATGCTCGATTGGGAAGCGCCGACCGGCGGCTATCTGCTGACCGCGTGCTTCGCCAGTGGGCGTGCGGCTGGGTTGGGGATGGTGGAGTGGTTGCAGCGCAAGGGCTGA
- a CDS encoding DEAD/DEAH box helicase, with amino-acid sequence MTFATLGLIEPLLRALETLGYQTPTPVQTQAIPAVLAGRDLMAAAQTGTGKTAGFALPLLQLLAMEGPKVSANSVRALILVPTRELAEQVHEAVRQYAENLPLSTYAVYGGVSINPQMMKLRKGVDLLVATPGRLLDLFRQNALKFNQLQTLVLDEADRMLDLGFSEELGNIYKALPKKRQTLLFSATFSDAIRTLAGQMLNDPLSIEVSPRNVAANTVKQWVVTVDKKRKSELFVHLMRKGKWKQVLVFAKTRNGVDALVEKLQGLGINADGIHGDKPQATRQRALDRFKASEVQILVATDVAARGLDIEDLPLVVNFDLPIVAEDYIHRIGRTGRAGATGQAISLVCADEVNQLSAIEMLTRQTLTRQMEQDFEPEHRVPDTDASGQVIKKPKKPKKPKTSSGGKRNLGKWVESGDASAPEPSIKPVRKVPVFNTGPRKRKP; translated from the coding sequence ATGACTTTCGCCACCCTTGGCCTGATCGAACCCTTGCTGCGCGCTCTCGAGACGCTCGGCTACCAGACCCCTACGCCGGTGCAGACACAAGCGATTCCGGCGGTACTGGCCGGTCGCGACCTGATGGCCGCAGCCCAGACCGGCACCGGCAAAACCGCCGGTTTCGCCTTGCCGCTGCTGCAGTTGCTGGCCATGGAAGGGCCGAAAGTCAGCGCCAACTCCGTGCGCGCATTGATCCTGGTGCCGACCCGCGAACTGGCCGAGCAGGTTCACGAAGCCGTGCGCCAGTACGCCGAGAACCTGCCGTTGAGCACGTATGCGGTGTACGGCGGTGTCAGCATCAACCCGCAAATGATGAAGCTGCGCAAAGGCGTCGACCTGTTGGTGGCGACTCCGGGCCGCTTGCTCGACCTGTTCCGCCAGAACGCGCTCAAGTTCAACCAGTTGCAAACCCTGGTGCTGGATGAAGCCGATCGCATGCTCGATCTGGGTTTTTCCGAAGAGCTGGGGAACATTTACAAAGCGCTACCGAAGAAACGTCAGACGCTGTTGTTCTCCGCGACCTTCTCCGACGCCATCCGCACGCTGGCCGGGCAAATGCTCAACGACCCGCTGAGCATCGAAGTCAGCCCGCGCAACGTCGCTGCCAACACCGTCAAGCAATGGGTGGTGACGGTGGACAAGAAGCGCAAGTCGGAGCTGTTCGTTCATTTGATGCGCAAGGGCAAGTGGAAGCAGGTGCTGGTGTTCGCCAAGACCCGTAACGGCGTAGACGCGTTGGTGGAAAAGCTCCAGGGCCTGGGCATCAATGCCGACGGCATCCACGGCGACAAACCTCAGGCAACCCGTCAGCGGGCGCTGGATCGTTTCAAGGCCAGCGAAGTGCAAATCCTTGTCGCCACCGACGTGGCAGCGCGTGGTCTGGATATCGAAGATTTGCCATTGGTGGTCAACTTCGACCTGCCGATCGTGGCGGAGGACTACATCCATCGCATCGGTCGCACCGGCCGTGCGGGCGCAACCGGGCAGGCTATTTCGCTGGTGTGTGCTGATGAAGTGAATCAGCTGTCAGCCATCGAGATGCTGACCCGTCAGACGTTGACTCGTCAGATGGAGCAGGATTTCGAGCCTGAACACCGCGTGCCGGATACCGATGCCAGCGGTCAGGTGATCAAGAAACCGAAAAAACCGAAGAAGCCCAAGACCTCCAGTGGCGGCAAGCGCAACCTGGGTAAATGGGTCGAGAGCGGTGATGCTTCGGCGCCGGAGCCTTCGATCAAGCCTGTGCGTAAAGTGCCGGTGTTCAATACCGGGCCGCGTAAGCGTAAGCCTTGA